In the Adlercreutzia equolifaciens DSM 19450 genome, one interval contains:
- a CDS encoding 4Fe-4S dicluster domain-containing protein: MMHYGFAIDQERCIGCHTCAVACKIENNLPNEIWWNRILTDGGSNEMDIPRGSFPDNSIDYLPVNCQHCENPACVRVCPVGATYKDEETGIVRQDYDKCIGCRMCMAACPYTGVRSFNWQEPEYMLDYTLGAKDSPEHQRHTVEKCTMCWHRVAGGGEPECVRACPGRARIWGDLDDPNSEISKLIASREYKQLLPEEGTKPSVYYLV; encoded by the coding sequence ATTATGCACTACGGATTCGCAATTGACCAAGAGCGGTGCATCGGATGCCATACCTGCGCCGTGGCCTGCAAGATTGAGAATAATCTTCCTAACGAGATTTGGTGGAATCGCATCCTGACTGATGGCGGCAGCAACGAAATGGACATTCCCAGAGGCTCGTTCCCTGACAACTCCATCGACTACCTGCCTGTAAATTGCCAGCACTGCGAGAATCCAGCTTGTGTGAGGGTGTGTCCGGTGGGAGCTACCTACAAGGACGAGGAAACGGGTATTGTTCGCCAAGATTATGACAAGTGCATCGGGTGTCGTATGTGCATGGCGGCGTGCCCCTACACCGGCGTGCGGTCCTTTAATTGGCAAGAGCCTGAGTACATGCTCGACTATACCTTGGGTGCGAAAGATTCGCCGGAACATCAGCGGCATACGGTTGAGAAGTGCACCATGTGCTGGCACCGAGTTGCTGGTGGCGGAGAACCTGAGTGCGTGAGGGCGTGTCCTGGACGTGCTCGCATTTGGGGCGATTTGGACGATCCGAATTCGGAAATTTCCAAGCTCATTGCTTCGCGCGAGTACAAGCAGCTGCTTCCTGAAGAGGGGACGAAGCCGTCGGTGTACTACCTGGTTTAG
- the nrfD gene encoding NrfD/PsrC family molybdoenzyme membrane anchor subunit encodes MFGELVTAYLFLAGVGGGGVAVASVADLLLVREPFGVDVVPDFAEKCPAERLVAGVLALSCGALALGAGCLAADLGRIDRVLSLFLAPPVTLMNLGAWAVALLTVLAAALALVRFMYLPWADRRAVVVAEVVACGLAVVVAVYAGLLLQTLAGVRLWSTPWVPVLFVLSAASCGCALLMAGALFAEGDEGVRKVAQAAARADAVVIVAEAAAAAGLLAFVLGSDHPGVGFSAESLLRGSAALPWWAGFAACGLAAPFAVEVGCLVRERWRSRSGVGRDARAYPLGVPVSEPRAYPATVMALAAALVLVGAVGLRAAVVEAGAQRPLELQEAEASASVPSENEAAAGLLSTPSEKDGGQDGAAPEREDVTLWSN; translated from the coding sequence TTGTTCGGGGAGCTGGTGACAGCCTATCTGTTCTTGGCCGGCGTCGGCGGGGGCGGTGTGGCCGTGGCGTCTGTGGCCGACCTGCTCCTCGTGCGCGAGCCCTTCGGCGTGGATGTGGTGCCTGACTTCGCTGAGAAGTGCCCGGCTGAGCGCCTGGTTGCCGGTGTGCTGGCCCTCTCGTGCGGGGCGCTGGCCCTGGGCGCCGGCTGCCTCGCCGCCGACCTCGGGCGCATCGACCGCGTGTTGTCGCTGTTTTTGGCGCCGCCCGTAACGCTCATGAACCTGGGCGCCTGGGCCGTGGCGCTGCTGACGGTGCTGGCGGCGGCGCTCGCCCTGGTGCGGTTTATGTACCTGCCCTGGGCGGATCGTCGTGCGGTGGTGGTCGCGGAGGTCGTCGCCTGCGGGCTGGCTGTGGTCGTGGCGGTTTATGCCGGATTGCTGCTGCAGACGCTCGCCGGCGTGCGGCTGTGGTCGACGCCGTGGGTGCCCGTGCTCTTCGTGCTGTCGGCGGCGTCCTGCGGCTGCGCCCTGCTCATGGCGGGGGCGCTGTTTGCGGAGGGTGACGAGGGCGTTCGGAAAGTGGCGCAGGCCGCTGCCCGCGCCGATGCGGTCGTCATTGTCGCAGAAGCAGCGGCGGCTGCGGGACTTCTCGCCTTCGTGCTGGGCAGCGATCATCCGGGCGTGGGGTTCTCGGCTGAGAGCCTATTGCGCGGCTCGGCGGCGCTGCCCTGGTGGGCGGGTTTCGCGGCCTGCGGCCTTGCGGCGCCGTTCGCCGTGGAGGTCGGCTGCCTCGTTCGCGAGCGGTGGCGCTCCCGCTCGGGCGTGGGCCGGGACGCGAGGGCGTATCCCCTCGGGGTTCCGGTTTCGGAGCCTCGGGCGTATCCCGCTACGGTTATGGCTCTGGCGGCCGCTCTTGTACTCGTGGGCGCTGTGGGCCTGCGGGCGGCGGTGGTGGAGGCCGGCGCCCAGCGCCCGCTGGAGTTGCAGGAAGCGGAAGCGTCCGCTTCCGTCCCTTCCGAAAACGAGGCGGCGGCAGGCTTGCTTTCCACGCCTTCCGAAAAAGACGGCGGGCAAGATGGTGCCGCGCCCGAAAGAGAGGATGTGACCTTGTGGTCAAACTAG
- a CDS encoding response regulator, producing the protein MSDRDEGVILVVEDDPAVRNLVTCALDVHGYRSREASTATAALADLTCARDVNLVILDLGLPDRDGTEVIGAVRGWSRVPIIVLSARQEDADKVTALDAGADDYLTKPFSVAELLARVRVALRRVAFDETEEEAGETYRNGDLAIDFDAKVVVRGDDEIHLTPIEYKLLVLLARNTGKVLTHNYILKEVWGQALTSDLPSLRVFMATLRKKIEPDPASPVYLQTHVGIGYRMLRVE; encoded by the coding sequence TTGAGCGATAGAGATGAGGGCGTTATCCTCGTTGTGGAGGATGACCCGGCGGTGCGCAATCTGGTTACGTGTGCCCTTGACGTGCACGGCTATCGTTCGCGTGAGGCATCCACGGCTACGGCGGCTCTCGCTGACCTTACGTGCGCGAGGGATGTCAACCTCGTCATTTTGGATTTGGGACTGCCCGATCGCGACGGGACGGAGGTCATCGGAGCGGTGCGCGGGTGGTCGCGCGTGCCGATCATCGTTCTGTCGGCGCGCCAGGAGGATGCCGATAAGGTGACGGCTCTTGATGCGGGGGCCGATGATTACCTGACAAAGCCCTTCTCGGTTGCGGAGCTGCTTGCCCGAGTGCGCGTGGCGCTGCGTCGCGTCGCCTTCGACGAGACCGAGGAAGAGGCGGGGGAGACGTATCGCAATGGCGATCTCGCCATCGACTTCGATGCCAAGGTTGTCGTGAGGGGCGACGACGAGATTCATCTGACTCCCATCGAGTACAAGCTTCTGGTGCTTTTGGCCCGCAATACCGGCAAGGTGCTCACCCACAACTATATCCTGAAAGAGGTATGGGGGCAGGCGTTGACGAGCGATCTGCCCAGTCTGCGCGTGTTTATGGCCACCTTGCGCAAAAAGATCGAGCCCGATCCTGCCAGCCCGGTCTATCTCCAAACCCACGTTGGCATCGGCTACCGCATGCTGCGCGTGGAATAG
- a CDS encoding molybdopterin-containing oxidoreductase family protein, which translates to MSNRNSAQGGLTRRGFLKATSAAAGAAVVGSNLVGCAFDAANAGEPTEDEIAGYGVCRSNCMQSCRYAAHVRDGKIVRLEPADYGEDLYRGSCLRGMSYMHRIYGENRIKYPLRRVDGTERGAGEWERITWDEAIAEIAQKFSSIAEEYGPQAVVFDFGTGNYGEIQGQTGIFNRLGSVMGVSKPAGMNDLSTGYGIDRVLGTGLMYFANEAKSVLDSSHIVVWGSNPVHSTPQNWRWMQRAKEQGTRIITIDPVKSATAMKSDEYYPIKPTTDGYLALAMSNYIIENDLQDVEFIKRRTTAPFLVRQDTGMLLRKSDFEEVPEDAEDEFYVWDPERNTAVLYGTGAGPALEGSYEYEGITVTTSYTLLKEQLSQYVVADAVAETGMTEETIEHLARMFAEGDAISVNISFGMDHYNNGYQSCWAIAILMALTGNVGRDGAGFTGIYLNTALALNIPGLWAAPGFKGMTTAFPMTLLHEVARDQEYNGEPYPIKAMVAILSNSASNWPSQTNYLEELLPNLDFLLAMDMEMTDTARYSDMILPIASFYENEDFRKAHNLPYIVHQDKVIDPPFEAKDDVEIAGLIGRALGYAEAFPEEYTFDDYANMLLSGPAVEAFGVSLDRLRKDGYIELCTAPGKPGIVGREKFPTESGLAQLYTEKPAPRVMYGQDVTERFPKEHLVYYQPSAEVNERSEAAKTYPLVFIQEHTRWRTHSQWFNSPILRELDPEPLFKMSPEDAADRGIADRDVVEVFNDRGHMVVKAIIDPSLPKGMTRMPKGWQRDQFIEGGYQELTYPHNDEWSVAFNFYDTRVDVKKR; encoded by the coding sequence ATGTCGAATCGGAATAGCGCGCAAGGCGGTCTGACTCGCCGAGGCTTCCTTAAAGCCACGAGTGCAGCTGCTGGCGCTGCTGTTGTCGGATCCAATCTGGTTGGCTGCGCCTTCGATGCCGCGAATGCCGGAGAGCCGACAGAGGATGAAATTGCTGGCTATGGCGTCTGCCGTTCGAATTGTATGCAATCCTGTCGCTACGCTGCCCATGTGCGTGACGGTAAGATTGTTCGTTTGGAGCCTGCCGATTATGGCGAGGATCTTTATCGCGGCAGCTGCCTGCGCGGCATGTCGTACATGCATCGCATCTACGGAGAAAACCGCATCAAGTATCCTTTGCGCCGGGTCGATGGTACCGAGCGTGGCGCTGGCGAGTGGGAGCGCATCACATGGGACGAGGCCATCGCTGAAATTGCTCAAAAGTTCTCCAGCATCGCTGAGGAGTATGGTCCCCAGGCCGTGGTTTTCGACTTTGGGACGGGCAACTATGGCGAGATTCAGGGCCAGACGGGCATCTTCAATCGCCTGGGTAGTGTCATGGGAGTCTCGAAGCCTGCGGGCATGAACGACCTTTCCACTGGCTACGGCATCGATCGCGTGCTCGGCACCGGCCTGATGTATTTCGCTAACGAGGCAAAGAGCGTGCTCGATTCCTCGCATATTGTGGTTTGGGGTTCGAATCCCGTGCACAGCACACCGCAGAACTGGCGATGGATGCAGCGCGCCAAGGAGCAGGGCACGCGCATTATCACCATCGATCCGGTGAAGTCTGCCACCGCCATGAAATCTGATGAGTACTATCCCATCAAGCCCACGACCGACGGCTATCTTGCCCTGGCCATGTCGAACTACATCATTGAGAACGATCTGCAGGACGTCGAATTCATCAAAAGACGCACCACGGCGCCCTTCCTGGTGCGCCAGGACACTGGCATGCTGCTGCGTAAGAGCGATTTCGAAGAGGTGCCCGAAGACGCCGAGGATGAGTTCTACGTATGGGATCCCGAGAGGAACACTGCCGTGCTGTACGGCACCGGTGCCGGTCCGGCACTCGAGGGGTCTTACGAGTATGAAGGAATTACGGTAACCACGTCGTATACTCTGTTGAAGGAGCAGCTGTCCCAGTACGTCGTAGCCGACGCCGTTGCGGAAACGGGCATGACGGAGGAAACCATCGAGCATTTAGCCCGCATGTTCGCGGAGGGCGATGCTATTTCGGTGAACATCTCCTTCGGCATGGACCATTACAACAATGGCTACCAGTCCTGCTGGGCTATTGCCATCCTTATGGCGCTGACGGGCAACGTGGGCCGCGATGGCGCCGGCTTCACGGGCATCTACCTGAATACCGCCCTCGCCCTGAATATCCCCGGACTGTGGGCCGCTCCCGGGTTCAAGGGAATGACCACGGCGTTCCCGATGACGTTGCTGCATGAGGTGGCGCGCGATCAAGAATACAACGGCGAGCCGTATCCGATTAAGGCCATGGTGGCCATTCTCTCCAACTCGGCAAGCAACTGGCCCTCGCAGACTAACTACCTCGAAGAACTTCTGCCCAATCTCGATTTCCTCCTTGCTATGGACATGGAGATGACCGACACCGCTCGATACTCCGATATGATTCTGCCCATCGCTTCTTTCTACGAAAACGAGGACTTCCGCAAGGCGCACAACCTGCCCTATATCGTGCATCAGGATAAGGTGATAGATCCGCCCTTTGAGGCCAAAGACGATGTTGAGATTGCGGGTTTGATCGGTCGCGCCCTGGGCTATGCCGAAGCGTTTCCCGAGGAGTACACTTTCGACGACTACGCAAACATGCTGTTGTCGGGCCCTGCAGTGGAGGCGTTCGGTGTCAGCCTCGATCGCTTACGCAAAGACGGCTATATCGAGTTGTGCACGGCACCTGGCAAGCCTGGTATTGTCGGGCGGGAGAAGTTTCCCACGGAATCCGGCTTGGCCCAGCTCTACACCGAGAAGCCGGCCCCTCGCGTCATGTATGGGCAAGACGTCACAGAGCGCTTCCCCAAGGAGCATCTGGTGTACTATCAGCCCTCAGCCGAGGTGAACGAGCGCAGCGAAGCTGCCAAGACCTACCCGCTCGTATTCATCCAGGAGCACACGCGTTGGCGCACCCATTCCCAGTGGTTTAACTCTCCTATCTTGAGAGAGCTCGATCCCGAGCCGCTCTTCAAAATGAGTCCTGAAGATGCAGCGGACCGCGGAATCGCTGACCGAGACGTCGTCGAGGTGTTCAACGATCGCGGCCATATGGTGGTGAAGGCCATCATCGACCCGAGTCTGCCAAAGGGCATGACCCGCATGCCTAAGGGTTGGCAGCGTGACCAGTTCATTGAAGGCGGTTACCAGGAGCTCACCTACCCGCACAATGATGAATGGTCGGTGGCCTTCAATTTTTACGATACTCGCGTCGACGTAAAGAAGAGGTAG
- a CDS encoding GntR family transcriptional regulator, with the protein MVKLGKTIPAGDLFELDAASSIPVWLQLKNRFIYLITSGFYLPGDQLPTVRGLAAEVEVNYNTVSKVYQSLEEDGYIVSKRRLGAFVADVSDKPGVSAEVTAEIVTAEYLQRCQELGMSLEDIDAQFTAALVAAKAKREKDGTSEGAAHDPQETRRGRLVKFPEPAGEDAADGRAAGNGA; encoded by the coding sequence GTGGTCAAACTAGGCAAGACGATACCTGCCGGGGATTTGTTCGAGCTGGATGCCGCCAGCTCCATTCCCGTCTGGCTTCAGCTGAAGAACCGCTTCATCTACCTCATCACCTCGGGGTTCTACCTGCCGGGCGATCAGCTGCCCACGGTGCGGGGCCTGGCCGCCGAGGTGGAGGTGAACTACAACACCGTGAGCAAGGTGTACCAGAGTCTGGAGGAGGACGGCTACATCGTGTCGAAACGGCGGCTTGGGGCGTTCGTGGCCGATGTGTCCGACAAGCCCGGCGTCTCGGCCGAGGTGACGGCGGAGATCGTCACCGCCGAGTACCTGCAGCGCTGCCAGGAGCTCGGCATGTCGCTGGAGGATATTGACGCGCAGTTCACGGCGGCGCTCGTGGCCGCCAAGGCCAAGCGCGAGAAGGACGGCACAAGTGAAGGAGCAGCTCATGACCCGCAAGAAACACGGCGCGGACGCCTCGTCAAGTTCCCCGAGCCCGCAGGGGAGGATGCCGCAGACGGGCGCGCGGCTGGAAACGGGGCGTAG
- a CDS encoding SPFH domain-containing protein, whose product MTRKKHGADASSSSPSPQGRMPQTGARLETGRRRTSRNGAVAFTIIVFAAVCALVLACAQLLAGGIGLAALVIAVAVGALAASSVHIVMEWERAVVMRFGRFNRVAGPGLVFTWPVIEFYTVRIDQRVAATYFGAEETLTSDLVPVNVDAVVFWMVFSPKKATVEVEDYASAVAWMAQAMLRKAIGRASLAEVACRRDQLDAELKDELEAKLDGWGIDVIDVEVRDIVVPRELQPAMAAGAIAARERDARMTLAEAEADISDMLKDASANYEGDPEAMRLRTMHLAYEAVKQSGGTLVIPSAFSEGFTDPDAADAVTKAVKSA is encoded by the coding sequence ATGACCCGCAAGAAACACGGCGCGGACGCCTCGTCAAGTTCCCCGAGCCCGCAGGGGAGGATGCCGCAGACGGGCGCGCGGCTGGAAACGGGGCGTAGACGCACTTCCCGCAACGGCGCCGTGGCGTTCACGATCATCGTGTTCGCCGCCGTCTGCGCGCTCGTGCTCGCCTGCGCCCAGCTGCTTGCCGGCGGCATCGGCCTTGCGGCCCTCGTGATCGCCGTGGCGGTCGGCGCCCTGGCCGCCTCGTCGGTGCACATCGTCATGGAATGGGAGCGCGCCGTGGTCATGCGCTTCGGCCGCTTCAACCGCGTGGCGGGGCCTGGCCTCGTGTTCACCTGGCCGGTCATCGAGTTCTACACGGTGCGCATCGATCAGCGCGTGGCGGCCACCTACTTCGGTGCCGAGGAGACGCTCACGTCCGATTTGGTGCCCGTGAACGTGGATGCTGTGGTGTTCTGGATGGTGTTCTCCCCGAAGAAGGCGACCGTAGAGGTGGAAGACTACGCAAGCGCTGTGGCGTGGATGGCCCAGGCCATGTTGCGCAAGGCCATCGGCCGCGCGAGCCTGGCCGAGGTGGCCTGTCGGCGCGACCAGCTGGATGCCGAGCTGAAGGATGAGCTGGAGGCGAAGCTGGACGGTTGGGGGATCGACGTCATCGACGTGGAGGTGCGCGACATCGTGGTGCCCCGCGAGCTGCAACCGGCGATGGCCGCCGGTGCCATTGCGGCCCGCGAGCGCGACGCCCGCATGACGCTTGCCGAGGCGGAGGCGGACATCTCCGACATGCTGAAGGACGCGAGCGCCAACTACGAGGGCGACCCCGAGGCCATGAGGTTGCGCACCATGCATCTGGCCTACGAGGCCGTGAAGCAATCCGGCGGCACGCTCGTCATCCCCAGTGCCTTCAGCGAGGGCTTCACCGACCCCGATGCGGCTGACGCAGTAACGAAAGCCGTGAAAAGCGCCTAG
- the nrfD gene encoding NrfD/PsrC family molybdoenzyme membrane anchor subunit, protein MSDFSSGAIVDDDLDFSAAQNRAKGQEAAGAKAVAWGGRGLSIAIGVSAAVMVAGIALWAMQLAGGMVQTGMRNLNSWGLYITSFMFFVGLSAGGLIISSVPKAFGIAGFGGISKVAVMSSIACTVAAIGLVVVDLGQPARLWELFAYSNLGSPLMWDIVVLGTYLILSCVYLWAQVRADAGKVSHTALRVISVVALVCAVLVHSVTAWIFGLQQGREMWHTALLAPWFVSSALVCGTALVMVVVMALRKVGYLSLDQSYMVKLAKLLGAFVMVDLYFFGCDLLTEAFPGGSGAEVVAMLTAGPLAPYFWTEVVGCALCAVICFTPALRTNALLVAGSLLAILGIFCKRVQLLVGGFQIANLDYAGPLTPMQHTAFDSGLSGIYGGMVYWPTPLEFGVTLGVVALGALVFLLGIKFLPLRPKGEEAPSR, encoded by the coding sequence ATGTCTGATTTCTCTTCTGGGGCCATCGTTGATGATGACCTCGACTTCAGTGCGGCTCAAAACCGCGCAAAGGGCCAGGAGGCAGCTGGTGCGAAAGCAGTCGCCTGGGGCGGCCGTGGCCTGAGCATCGCCATCGGCGTGTCGGCCGCGGTGATGGTTGCGGGCATCGCTTTGTGGGCGATGCAGCTTGCCGGCGGCATGGTGCAGACCGGCATGCGCAATCTGAACTCGTGGGGCCTCTACATCACGTCGTTCATGTTCTTCGTGGGCCTGTCGGCCGGCGGCCTCATCATCTCGTCGGTGCCCAAGGCCTTCGGCATCGCCGGCTTCGGCGGCATCTCCAAGGTGGCCGTCATGAGCTCCATCGCCTGCACGGTGGCCGCCATCGGTCTGGTGGTGGTGGACCTGGGGCAGCCGGCTCGCCTGTGGGAGCTGTTCGCCTACTCCAACCTGGGCTCGCCCCTCATGTGGGACATCGTCGTGCTGGGCACCTACCTCATCCTTTCCTGCGTGTACCTTTGGGCCCAGGTGCGGGCCGACGCCGGGAAGGTTTCCCATACCGCCCTGCGCGTCATCAGCGTGGTGGCGCTCGTATGCGCTGTGCTCGTGCACTCCGTGACCGCCTGGATCTTCGGCCTGCAGCAGGGCCGCGAGATGTGGCACACGGCCCTGCTCGCTCCCTGGTTCGTGTCCTCGGCTCTCGTCTGCGGCACGGCTTTGGTCATGGTGGTGGTCATGGCGCTTCGCAAGGTCGGCTATCTCTCGCTCGACCAGTCCTATATGGTGAAGCTCGCGAAGCTCCTCGGCGCCTTCGTGATGGTGGATCTGTACTTCTTCGGCTGCGATCTGCTCACCGAGGCGTTCCCCGGCGGCTCGGGCGCGGAGGTGGTCGCCATGCTGACGGCCGGCCCGCTCGCCCCTTACTTCTGGACGGAGGTCGTCGGCTGCGCCCTCTGCGCCGTCATTTGCTTCACGCCGGCGCTGCGCACCAACGCCCTGCTGGTCGCCGGCTCGCTGCTCGCGATCCTCGGCATCTTCTGCAAGCGCGTGCAGCTGCTCGTCGGCGGCTTCCAGATCGCCAACCTGGACTACGCTGGCCCGCTCACTCCCATGCAGCACACGGCCTTCGACTCCGGCCTCTCCGGCATCTACGGCGGCATGGTCTACTGGCCGACGCCGCTTGAGTTCGGTGTGACGCTGGGCGTGGTGGCCCTGGGCGCGCTCGTGTTCCTGCTGGGCATCAAGTTCCTGCCCCTGCGCCCGAAGGGCGAGGAGGCGCCCTCCAGGTAG